In Mongoliitalea daihaiensis, one DNA window encodes the following:
- a CDS encoding S9 family peptidase has protein sequence MKKVYVIMYLICWAGLIQAQEMHTKGNYELASKFSPEKLRKMIFTTDVDAHWLKKSDRFWYVYETSSGKNWYIVNPATRTKTPLFDNNKLAAEITKVVKDPFDGQNLGITNLKFLEDENTIEFKIKSTQDVVKKDWEEIKAKNRNAKDSIEKKTFVFRYNITNQVLTEIADPEEEAKRLAWANIAPDSSKIVFSKHENLYWMDKENFLKAVKDEKDSTIVEYQLTTDGEKDYSYGGWGRGEDNVEEEKNKDNRKRAGVLWAADSKQFILTRSDARHVKDLWVLHNTRNPRPTLETYKYAMPGEKEQPTAELYHYSFDTKEMSKLDVATFKDQTIGLWSESLPASARDDDFKPVKWLGDTNFFYFSITSRDLKRIDIARWNIQKGTKEVIVEERSNTYIDINKPEIINNGNELIHWSERDGWAHFYLYDMDGTLKRQLTSGPFHSESIVRIDERNRVLYFTANGKEVGEDPYYEHLYKVSLNGGPITLLNAGDFNHSVSMNDKATFFVNNYSRVNTIPASTLHDSNGRKIMDLEEADLSNLFAAGYKFPEPFKVKADDGITDLFGVMYKPFDFDSTKKYPIIEYVYPGPQTEAVNKSFGRGMDRIDRLAQFGFVVVTVGNRGGHPARSKWYHNYGYGNLRDYGLADKKATVEQLADRHAFIDKSRVGIHGHSGGGFMSTAAMLVYPDFFKVAVSSAGNHENNIYNRWWSEKHHGVKELVTPKGDTTFVYQIEKNPDLAKNLKGHLLLVTGDVDNNVHPANTIRMADALIKANKRFDFIILPGQRHGFGNMTEYFFWRMGDYFVQHLLGDNTPPPVDMLEVQREKAQTK, from the coding sequence ATGAAAAAAGTTTACGTTATCATGTACCTGATTTGCTGGGCTGGATTGATTCAAGCCCAAGAAATGCATACCAAGGGCAATTATGAATTGGCTTCGAAATTTTCTCCAGAAAAATTGAGGAAAATGATTTTCACCACTGATGTCGACGCCCATTGGCTGAAAAAATCGGATCGCTTTTGGTACGTATATGAAACATCATCTGGTAAAAACTGGTACATCGTCAATCCAGCTACCCGTACCAAAACCCCTTTATTTGACAATAACAAACTTGCTGCAGAAATTACGAAAGTAGTAAAAGATCCATTTGATGGACAAAATTTGGGGATTACTAACTTGAAATTTTTAGAGGATGAAAACACCATTGAGTTCAAAATCAAAAGCACCCAAGATGTTGTAAAAAAAGATTGGGAAGAAATCAAAGCTAAAAATAGAAATGCTAAAGATTCAATTGAGAAGAAAACTTTTGTTTTTAGATATAATATTACCAATCAAGTACTTACTGAAATTGCAGATCCAGAAGAAGAGGCAAAAAGATTGGCTTGGGCTAATATTGCTCCAGATTCGTCCAAGATCGTTTTCTCCAAACACGAAAACCTGTACTGGATGGACAAAGAAAACTTCCTGAAAGCAGTCAAAGATGAGAAAGATAGCACCATTGTAGAATATCAGTTAACTACTGATGGTGAAAAAGACTACAGCTACGGTGGCTGGGGCCGTGGTGAAGATAATGTGGAAGAGGAAAAAAATAAGGATAACAGAAAAAGAGCGGGAGTATTATGGGCTGCTGATTCTAAGCAATTTATCCTAACAAGAAGCGATGCGAGGCATGTAAAAGACCTTTGGGTACTTCACAATACCCGAAATCCAAGACCTACATTGGAGACCTATAAGTATGCCATGCCAGGAGAAAAAGAACAGCCAACTGCTGAACTGTATCACTACTCTTTTGATACCAAAGAAATGAGCAAACTGGATGTGGCCACATTTAAAGATCAAACCATTGGTCTTTGGTCAGAAAGTTTGCCTGCATCAGCTCGAGATGATGACTTTAAGCCTGTGAAATGGTTGGGAGATACAAATTTCTTTTATTTCTCCATTACTTCCAGAGATTTAAAAAGAATTGATATTGCAAGATGGAATATCCAAAAGGGTACAAAAGAAGTAATTGTTGAGGAAAGGAGTAATACCTACATTGATATCAATAAACCTGAAATCATCAATAATGGAAATGAATTGATTCATTGGTCTGAGCGAGATGGATGGGCTCATTTTTACCTCTACGACATGGATGGTACTTTGAAGCGTCAGTTGACTTCTGGACCTTTTCACAGCGAGTCTATCGTCCGAATAGATGAGCGAAACAGAGTACTTTATTTCACAGCCAATGGAAAAGAAGTAGGTGAAGATCCTTATTATGAGCACTTGTATAAGGTAAGTTTGAATGGGGGACCAATTACACTCTTAAACGCGGGTGATTTTAATCATTCCGTTTCCATGAATGACAAAGCAACGTTTTTTGTCAACAATTATTCCCGTGTCAATACTATTCCAGCCTCTACCTTGCATGACTCCAATGGAAGAAAAATCATGGATTTGGAAGAAGCTGACCTCAGTAATTTATTCGCTGCAGGATATAAGTTCCCAGAACCTTTCAAAGTAAAAGCGGATGATGGAATTACCGACTTATTTGGTGTTATGTATAAGCCATTTGACTTTGATTCAACTAAGAAATATCCGATTATAGAATATGTTTATCCAGGTCCTCAAACAGAGGCTGTTAACAAGTCTTTTGGTAGAGGGATGGACAGAATTGACCGATTAGCCCAGTTTGGATTTGTGGTAGTCACAGTAGGCAACCGAGGCGGTCATCCTGCAAGATCGAAGTGGTATCATAATTATGGCTATGGTAATCTTCGAGATTATGGATTAGCAGATAAGAAAGCTACAGTAGAGCAACTGGCCGATAGGCATGCATTCATTGATAAATCAAGAGTAGGAATTCATGGTCACTCTGGCGGTGGGTTTATGTCTACGGCTGCTATGCTGGTATACCCTGATTTCTTCAAAGTAGCTGTTTCCTCTGCAGGAAATCACGAAAACAACATTTACAATCGTTGGTGGTCCGAAAAACATCATGGGGTAAAAGAGCTAGTTACTCCTAAAGGGGATACTACCTTTGTATATCAAATAGAAAAAAATCCTGATTTAGCGAAAAACCTGAAAGGACATCTGTTACTTGTTACGGGGGATGTAGACAACAACGTGCATCCTGCGAATACCATCCGTATGGCAGATGCCCTAATCAAAGCAAATAAGCGCTTTGATTTTATCATTCTTCCGGGTCAACGCCATGGCTTTGGCAATATGACGGAATATTTCTTCTGGAGAATGGGAGATTATTTTGTCCAGCACTTATTGGGTGACAATACTCCCCCACCGGTTGATATGTTGGAAGTTCAACGGGAGAAAGCCCAAACCAAATAA
- a CDS encoding S10 family peptidase: MKKSLLTFAMVLLTFTWTLAQEKREVKVESASVTTGEVTVKGKRVPYKATAGTMPVWGEDGEPIATLFYTYYERTDITDKNKRPLVFSFNGGPGSGSLWMHLAYTGPYVLNIDDEGYPLQPYGVKQNNHTILDVADIVYIDPVNTGYSRIVNKDTPRSAFFGINSDVKYLSDWVKTFVTRQNRWASPKYLIGESYGTTRVSGMAHELQNAHWMYLNGVILVSPTGLGLDRSGPVAKANYLPYYAATAWYHKVLPADLQAKDLDEILPEVEQYTLDVVLPAIAKGGSLNPETRKQIAKKMAYYSGISEEVFLQHALAVPTSFYWKELMRDKGLTVGRLDSRYRGIDQTDAGDRYDYDPALTAWNHAFSPAMNYYAKNVLKYNTDLTYYLFGPVQPWDRSNDNTGNQLAQAMLQNPYLHVMTQSGYFDGGTDYFNAKYNMWQMDPAGKIQDRMSFKGYRSGHMMYLRAEDLANSNEDVRQFIIDTMVAPDKPAKYW; encoded by the coding sequence ATGAAAAAATCATTACTGACATTTGCTATGGTGTTGCTCACTTTTACTTGGACCCTGGCTCAAGAAAAAAGAGAGGTTAAAGTGGAGTCCGCTTCCGTGACAACAGGAGAAGTGACTGTGAAAGGGAAAAGAGTTCCTTACAAAGCTACCGCAGGCACCATGCCTGTATGGGGCGAAGATGGGGAACCCATCGCTACACTATTTTACACCTATTATGAAAGAACAGACATTACTGACAAAAACAAACGACCATTGGTATTTTCCTTCAATGGAGGTCCAGGTTCTGGTTCACTATGGATGCACTTGGCCTATACGGGTCCATATGTGTTAAATATCGATGATGAGGGATATCCATTGCAGCCGTATGGGGTGAAGCAAAATAACCATACGATCTTGGATGTGGCAGACATTGTTTACATTGATCCGGTAAATACTGGCTACTCAAGAATCGTTAATAAAGATACACCTAGAAGTGCGTTTTTTGGAATCAACTCGGATGTAAAGTATCTATCAGATTGGGTAAAAACATTTGTAACAAGACAAAATAGATGGGCCTCTCCCAAGTATTTGATAGGGGAGAGCTACGGTACTACCCGTGTTTCAGGCATGGCTCATGAGTTACAAAACGCACACTGGATGTACCTGAATGGAGTGATTCTAGTTTCTCCAACAGGCTTAGGATTGGATCGTTCCGGCCCTGTAGCCAAAGCAAACTATTTGCCTTATTATGCTGCCACCGCTTGGTATCATAAAGTTTTGCCAGCTGATTTACAAGCCAAAGATTTGGATGAGATTCTTCCCGAAGTAGAGCAATATACCTTAGATGTTGTTTTACCAGCTATTGCTAAAGGAGGTTCTTTGAATCCAGAAACTCGCAAACAAATTGCTAAAAAGATGGCCTACTATTCGGGTATCAGTGAGGAAGTGTTTTTGCAGCATGCCTTGGCAGTACCGACTAGTTTTTATTGGAAGGAATTGATGCGTGACAAAGGGCTCACAGTAGGTCGTCTGGATAGTCGTTACAGAGGAATTGATCAAACGGATGCTGGAGATCGTTATGATTATGATCCTGCATTGACAGCCTGGAACCATGCCTTTTCGCCAGCAATGAATTATTATGCCAAAAATGTACTGAAATACAATACCGATTTGACCTATTATTTGTTTGGTCCTGTACAGCCATGGGATCGTAGCAATGACAATACAGGGAATCAGCTGGCACAGGCCATGCTTCAAAATCCTTATTTACATGTCATGACTCAATCCGGTTATTTTGATGGAGGTACCGATTATTTCAATGCGAAATACAATATGTGGCAAATGGATCCTGCAGGGAAAATCCAAGATCGTATGTCTTTCAAAGGCTACAGAAGTGGTCATATGATGTATCTGAGAGCAGAGGATCTTGCCAATTCTAATGAAGATGTTCGCCAATTTATCATCGATACGATGGTAGCACCTGATAAACCAGCTAAATATTGGTAA
- a CDS encoding HAD family hydrolase — MKNLENIDFLIFDLGNVIIDIDYDFSINELKKNIPTQKFELTSLFFPSKFHKDYEKGLISTDEFRNEIRKHFDLPLSNQQIDHVWNSLLRTIPQSRINILRELRGRFGTAILSNTNSLHIDAFEQMIKEQTNETSIYNLCDHVFLSHQLGLAKPDVAIYETVLEKIKVKPARVLFFDDLESNLNGAEKLGIKTQLITKDYGIEDFFKN; from the coding sequence ATGAAAAATTTAGAAAATATTGATTTTTTGATCTTTGATTTGGGAAATGTGATCATTGATATTGACTATGATTTCAGTATCAATGAGTTGAAAAAAAATATCCCAACCCAAAAATTTGAGCTTACTTCTTTATTTTTTCCATCGAAGTTTCACAAAGATTACGAAAAAGGATTGATTAGTACCGATGAATTCAGAAATGAGATTAGAAAGCATTTTGACCTTCCTTTGTCAAATCAACAAATTGATCATGTGTGGAATTCCCTACTAAGGACTATACCACAATCGAGAATCAATATCCTTAGAGAACTTCGAGGAAGGTTTGGAACAGCTATTTTGAGTAATACCAATAGCTTGCATATCGATGCTTTCGAACAAATGATAAAAGAACAAACAAACGAAACATCTATTTATAATTTATGCGATCATGTGTTTTTAAGTCATCAATTAGGTTTGGCAAAACCGGATGTGGCAATCTATGAAACGGTACTCGAGAAAATTAAGGTAAAACCAGCACGCGTTTTATTTTTCGATGACTTGGAGTCAAATCTAAATGGAGCTGAAAAACTAGGCATCAAAACACAATTAATCACCAAAGACTATGGAATTGAAGATTTTTTTAAAAATTAA
- a CDS encoding START-like domain-containing protein, translating into MVKNKFVADYQINTSRKLLFPYLSTASGLSEWFADDVTINGDKTFLFEYDGEKHYARVTALRKDMHVKFEYFDPENSEEQDKSFIEFKLEENELTQTLFLKVIDYSDSYDDEELESIWEGLIINLKEIIGG; encoded by the coding sequence ATGGTGAAAAATAAGTTTGTTGCTGATTATCAAATTAATACTTCGCGAAAATTATTATTCCCTTATCTCAGTACAGCGAGTGGACTTTCGGAATGGTTTGCTGATGATGTTACAATCAATGGGGATAAAACCTTTTTGTTTGAATATGATGGAGAGAAACATTATGCAAGAGTGACAGCTCTTCGAAAAGATATGCATGTGAAATTTGAATATTTTGATCCGGAAAATTCAGAAGAACAGGATAAATCGTTTATTGAGTTTAAGCTAGAAGAAAATGAGTTGACCCAAACCCTATTTTTAAAAGTAATCGATTATAGTGATTCTTACGACGACGAAGAATTGGAGTCTATTTGGGAAGGTTTGATCATCAATCTTAAAGAGATAATCGGAGGTTAA
- a CDS encoding LptF/LptG family permease, with amino-acid sequence MKKLDKLILGSFIGPFFLTFIVVDFILLTVNMLKYFDEIFGKGLSFWIYMELISYFVISISPMALPLAVLLSALMTFGNLGEHFELTAIKSSGISLLRALRPIGIFVVFLTIGAFLSNNYLVPKVNLKTFSLLYDIRMKSPALDIKEGVFYAGIPNYSIKVNKKLDDIRLQDIIIYNHAEGQGNTNVILADSGRMEPFFNDSYLSLTLYNGVNYKESRDQRAKTEKPANFSRTYFSENQIIFNLESFQMNRTPEDLWSTNRSIKNISGLKEGLDSIYSEMNQIVFYNFANTESNYTFFTRNRKLTPPADVAERKRVDDSLRLERGKIKQARQDSSRNIIDASSYNATSDSLNIELFAYNSQEEEMEDKPSIDSVISQSVGGAEMVDSENTQGKDRKGLSIDGFDFTPLSRSDSIRLFKKNRSEDTVRVTRLTTEQLLRMDSIIEVNNYEQRAATVAINNARTLKNNFSNKVSQLDNLEREYRRYQIAWYQKYTTAFACIVMFLIGAPLGAIIKKGGLGMPVLMSIIFFIVYYMLTITGEKWAKEGITDAVLGTWFSNLVLLPFGFFFLKQARKDARIFEADVYLELWNKIRAFFKRKFSKT; translated from the coding sequence ATGAAAAAACTTGATAAATTAATTCTAGGCTCTTTCATTGGACCCTTCTTTTTGACATTTATAGTGGTAGATTTTATTCTACTGACTGTGAACATGCTCAAGTATTTTGACGAAATATTTGGAAAGGGGCTTAGTTTTTGGATTTATATGGAGCTGATTTCTTATTTTGTAATCAGTATATCACCCATGGCTTTACCTTTGGCAGTATTGCTCTCTGCATTGATGACTTTTGGGAATTTAGGTGAGCATTTTGAATTGACCGCTATTAAGAGTAGTGGGATTTCTTTGTTGAGAGCTTTGCGTCCAATTGGGATTTTTGTGGTTTTTCTTACCATTGGAGCCTTTTTATCCAATAATTATTTGGTGCCAAAAGTCAACCTGAAGACCTTCAGTCTTTTATACGATATCCGCATGAAGTCACCTGCTTTGGATATAAAAGAAGGTGTTTTTTACGCTGGTATTCCGAATTATAGTATCAAAGTCAATAAAAAGCTAGATGACATTCGTTTACAAGATATTATTATTTACAATCATGCAGAAGGGCAGGGGAATACCAATGTTATTTTGGCTGACTCTGGAAGAATGGAGCCGTTTTTCAACGATTCTTATCTTAGCCTCACCTTGTATAATGGTGTAAATTACAAAGAGTCGCGTGATCAGCGAGCTAAAACCGAAAAACCCGCAAACTTTAGTAGAACCTATTTCTCTGAAAATCAAATTATTTTTAACCTTGAATCCTTTCAGATGAATCGAACTCCTGAGGATTTATGGTCTACTAATCGTTCAATCAAAAATATCAGTGGTTTAAAAGAAGGTTTGGATTCTATTTACAGTGAGATGAACCAAATTGTCTTCTATAATTTTGCAAATACAGAGTCCAATTATACCTTTTTTACAAGAAACAGAAAGTTAACGCCTCCAGCTGATGTAGCTGAAAGAAAAAGGGTGGACGACTCTCTTCGCTTAGAACGTGGAAAAATCAAACAAGCCCGACAAGATTCCTCCCGTAATATCATCGATGCTTCTTCCTATAATGCTACTTCGGATTCTTTGAACATAGAACTATTTGCATACAATTCACAGGAAGAGGAGATGGAAGATAAACCTTCGATCGATAGTGTTATTAGTCAATCGGTAGGTGGGGCAGAAATGGTGGATTCAGAAAATACCCAAGGAAAAGACAGAAAAGGCCTATCCATAGATGGCTTTGATTTCACTCCTTTATCACGGTCAGACTCTATTCGATTATTCAAAAAAAACAGATCAGAAGATACGGTGAGAGTGACACGCTTGACGACTGAGCAATTGTTACGAATGGATTCAATAATTGAAGTTAACAATTACGAGCAGCGAGCGGCTACTGTAGCCATCAACAACGCGCGTACATTGAAAAATAATTTCTCTAATAAAGTTTCCCAACTAGATAATCTAGAGCGGGAATACAGAAGGTATCAGATAGCATGGTATCAGAAGTATACTACAGCTTTTGCTTGTATTGTAATGTTTTTGATAGGTGCTCCTTTAGGTGCAATCATAAAAAAAGGAGGTCTTGGAATGCCTGTTTTGATGTCCATTATATTTTTTATTGTGTATTACATGCTGACTATAACAGGAGAAAAGTGGGCGAAAGAAGGAATTACTGATGCAGTTCTGGGGACTTGGTTTTCGAACCTAGTACTCTTACCTTTTGGTTTTTTCTTCTTGAAGCAAGCACGAAAAGATGCCCGGATATTTGAGGCAGATGTGTACTTAGAATTATGGAACAAAATCAGGGCATTTTTCAAGAGAAAGTTCTCCAAAACCTAG
- the rpsO gene encoding 30S ribosomal protein S15, translating into MYLTTEKKVELFKNHGRLKSETDTGSPESQIALFTYRINHLTDHLRTHKKDHGSRLSLLKLVGKRRSLLNYLIKNDIERYRAVIADLGLRK; encoded by the coding sequence ATGTATTTAACTACAGAGAAAAAAGTAGAGCTATTCAAGAATCATGGCAGGTTAAAATCTGAAACTGATACAGGTTCTCCTGAGTCTCAGATTGCATTGTTCACTTACAGAATCAATCACCTGACCGATCACTTAAGAACGCACAAAAAGGACCACGGTTCGCGTTTAAGTTTGTTGAAATTAGTAGGTAAAAGAAGAAGCCTTCTTAACTACTTAATCAAAAATGACATCGAAAGATATAGAGCTGTCATTGCAGACTTAGGATTACGTAAATAA
- the pnp gene encoding polyribonucleotide nucleotidyltransferase translates to MLPNLITKSIVLEDGREIIIETGALAKQADGSVVVRMGNAMLLATVVSKKEAIDGVDFLPLSVDYQEKFAASGKIPGGFLKREGRLSDYEILISRIVDRAIRPIFPDDYHADTQIAITLMSADSDVLPDCLAGLAASAALAVSDIPFNGPISEVRVAKINGKLVINPTPAQTEVASLEFIVAGSMEYILMVEGEADEISEEEMVEALQFAHDEIKKHCQVQLELTKAVGKEMKRAYSHEKSDEALYEKMHAELYNKCYEVVQRQIANKSERSELIKAIKEGFIESLGEEHPYEASLIGPYFSKIHKEAARNLTLTEKKRLDGRALDEIRPIWSVVDYLPSAHGSAVFTRGETQSITTCTLGTKMDEQMVDGAMISGYNKFFLHYNFPGFSTGEVKPNRGPGRREVGHGNLAQRALKKVMPKDDENPYTIRIVSDILESNGSSSMATVCAGSLALMDAGVPIKAPVTGIAMGMISDAKTGQYSILSDILGDEDHLGDMDFKVTGTAKGITACQMDLKVEGLDYSVLKEALLQAKEGRLHILNEITKTLDTPRADLKPHAPRSFMMSIPKELIGAVIGPGGKVIQEIQKDTGATIVIEEKDNQGKISVFATNQTSMDGAIGRIKAIVAQPEIGETYTGKVKNIQPFGAFVEFMPGKDGLLHISEIKWERLETMDGVLEPGEEIMVKLIDVDKKTGKFKLSRKVLLPKPEKSDKKD, encoded by the coding sequence ATGTTACCAAATCTTATTACCAAATCTATTGTTCTTGAAGACGGTAGAGAAATTATCATTGAAACTGGAGCGTTGGCTAAGCAGGCTGATGGTTCTGTTGTCGTTAGAATGGGGAATGCCATGTTATTGGCAACTGTAGTCTCTAAAAAAGAGGCCATAGACGGAGTTGACTTTTTACCATTATCTGTAGATTACCAAGAGAAATTCGCGGCTTCAGGAAAAATTCCTGGAGGCTTTTTAAAAAGAGAGGGGAGATTATCTGATTATGAGATTTTAATCAGTAGAATCGTTGATAGAGCGATCAGACCGATATTCCCAGATGATTATCATGCTGATACTCAAATTGCTATTACATTGATGTCTGCGGACAGTGATGTATTGCCTGATTGCCTAGCTGGTTTAGCTGCATCTGCAGCTTTAGCAGTGTCTGATATCCCGTTTAACGGACCGATATCTGAAGTACGTGTAGCTAAAATTAATGGAAAGTTAGTAATCAATCCAACACCTGCACAGACTGAAGTGGCTTCGCTTGAGTTTATCGTGGCGGGATCGATGGAATATATTTTGATGGTAGAAGGTGAAGCTGACGAAATTTCTGAAGAAGAAATGGTAGAAGCTCTGCAGTTTGCGCATGATGAGATAAAAAAGCATTGTCAAGTACAACTTGAACTAACGAAAGCTGTTGGAAAGGAAATGAAGCGTGCATATAGTCACGAGAAGTCTGATGAGGCTTTATATGAAAAAATGCATGCAGAATTATATAACAAATGCTATGAGGTAGTACAGCGTCAAATTGCTAACAAGTCAGAGCGTTCAGAATTAATCAAAGCAATTAAAGAAGGATTTATTGAAAGTTTAGGGGAAGAGCATCCGTATGAAGCGAGCTTAATTGGTCCTTATTTCTCAAAAATCCATAAAGAAGCAGCAAGAAATCTGACGTTGACTGAGAAGAAGCGATTGGACGGTAGAGCTTTGGATGAAATCAGACCTATTTGGTCAGTGGTGGATTATTTGCCATCAGCCCATGGTTCGGCTGTTTTTACACGAGGAGAGACGCAATCCATCACGACATGTACCTTGGGTACCAAAATGGATGAGCAAATGGTAGATGGAGCGATGATCTCCGGATACAATAAATTTTTCTTGCATTACAATTTCCCTGGTTTTTCTACGGGTGAAGTAAAACCTAACAGAGGACCAGGTAGAAGAGAAGTAGGACACGGAAATCTTGCTCAGCGTGCTTTGAAGAAAGTAATGCCTAAGGATGATGAAAATCCATATACAATTCGTATCGTCTCTGATATCTTAGAATCAAACGGATCTTCTTCAATGGCAACAGTTTGTGCGGGTTCTTTAGCTTTAATGGATGCAGGTGTACCTATCAAGGCACCCGTAACTGGTATAGCTATGGGTATGATCTCCGATGCAAAAACAGGACAGTATTCTATTTTATCCGATATCTTAGGCGATGAAGATCATTTGGGTGATATGGATTTTAAAGTAACGGGTACTGCAAAAGGTATCACGGCCTGTCAAATGGATCTTAAGGTAGAAGGTTTGGACTATAGTGTGTTGAAAGAAGCATTGCTTCAAGCAAAAGAAGGCAGACTTCACATTCTCAATGAAATAACCAAAACTTTGGATACACCTAGAGCTGACTTGAAACCTCATGCTCCAAGATCGTTCATGATGTCTATTCCAAAAGAATTGATTGGTGCGGTTATTGGTCCAGGTGGTAAAGTGATTCAGGAAATCCAAAAGGATACGGGCGCAACGATCGTAATTGAAGAAAAAGATAATCAAGGCAAGATCAGTGTTTTTGCAACGAATCAAACTTCTATGGATGGGGCTATTGGTCGCATTAAAGCAATTGTAGCACAGCCTGAAATTGGAGAAACTTACACTGGTAAAGTAAAGAATATACAGCCATTTGGTGCTTTCGTTGAATTTATGCCAGGAAAAGACGGTTTACTTCATATCTCTGAGATCAAGTGGGAGCGTCTAGAAACCATGGATGGTGTATTGGAGCCTGGTGAGGAAATCATGGTGAAACTGATAGATGTCGATAAAAAGACTGGTAAATTCAAGCTTTCACGAAAGGTGCTTCTTCCTAAGCCTGAAAAATCTGATAAAAAAGATTAA
- a CDS encoding sigma-70 family RNA polymerase sigma factor: MRQLKISKQITNRESQSLDKYLQEIGKVDLLTADEEVVLAKRIREGDQLALEKLTKANLRFVVSVAKQYQNQGLSLGDLINEGNLGLIKAAQRFDETRGFKFISYAVWWIRQSILQALAEQSRIVRLPLNRVGSLNKISKTFSELEQKFEREPSPEELAEVLEVTASEVVDTMKISGRHVSMDAPFVQGEENSLLDVLENDGDEKPDDGLLNESLRKEVQRALSTLTSREADVITLYFGLNGEHALTLEEIGEKFNLTRERVRQIKEKAIRRLRHTSRSKTLKPYLG, translated from the coding sequence ATGAGGCAGCTAAAAATTAGCAAACAGATTACTAACCGAGAGAGTCAATCCCTCGATAAGTATCTTCAGGAAATAGGTAAAGTTGACCTTTTAACAGCTGATGAAGAGGTGGTATTAGCCAAGAGAATCCGCGAAGGAGATCAATTGGCTTTAGAGAAGCTGACAAAAGCAAACCTTAGATTTGTGGTGTCTGTTGCAAAACAGTACCAAAATCAAGGGTTATCATTAGGTGACTTGATCAACGAAGGTAACCTTGGTTTGATCAAAGCAGCGCAGAGATTTGATGAAACCAGAGGTTTTAAATTTATTTCTTATGCAGTATGGTGGATTCGTCAATCTATTCTTCAAGCATTGGCTGAACAATCCCGAATTGTTAGACTACCGCTCAACAGAGTAGGTTCATTGAATAAAATCAGCAAAACTTTCTCTGAATTAGAGCAAAAGTTTGAACGGGAGCCTTCTCCTGAAGAATTGGCCGAAGTTTTGGAAGTTACAGCTAGCGAAGTTGTGGATACTATGAAGATTTCAGGTAGACACGTTTCAATGGATGCACCATTTGTTCAAGGAGAAGAAAACAGCTTGTTGGATGTTCTTGAAAACGATGGTGACGAAAAGCCAGACGATGGATTGTTAAATGAATCTTTAAGAAAAGAAGTACAACGCGCGCTTTCCACACTTACGTCGAGAGAAGCAGATGTAATCACATTGTACTTTGGATTGAATGGTGAACATGCGCTTACCTTAGAGGAAATCGGTGAAAAATTTAACTTAACAAGAGAGCGAGTTAGACAGATTAAAGAGAAGGCTATCAGGAGATTAAGACATACTTCTAGGAGTAAGACTTTAAAGCCTTATCTTGGTTAA